One genomic region from Sphingobacterium multivorum encodes:
- a CDS encoding sensor histidine kinase — protein MELKPKSYIVLFTLFFAVLIGIQGYQLYNTYQLKQRDIFATVKSKLGKLHDNDKLFDDDLMSKDIARDYYIKLVKNEITAEKLKGLYSANAHKTSQRLTQYVDSLFQPLGMDVILKKEILGIYFKSLEKQIAAGPITIYTTSGAFRQPVELSSSEWITEKTETQKIENSIQSKEILYTFLVHRKTSFEVTNLNWILFKELTSLLLSTLFILVAFLWLFYRTIQNLRKQQKQISVLHDVVDNISHELKTPIATLKIAAKTLRKSTDDNIITVIERQANRLEQTLNPLSENLQTRDQRPITNRELHAIFEDFQLTNPAIAFQLSPLPDGKLCLSLNDATTLFQNLMNNAVKYGATWINISFEDQKGKLSIYIQDNGYGMAESELPYIFDKFYRIQKNNIHDSKGLGIGLFLVKTIVDRYHGQLTVTSKPDVGTTFKIQLPLVAIQSQTS, from the coding sequence ATGGAATTGAAGCCCAAAAGTTACATCGTCCTCTTTACGCTGTTTTTTGCTGTACTTATCGGCATACAGGGGTATCAATTGTATAATACCTATCAGCTCAAACAGCGCGATATTTTTGCCACTGTGAAAAGTAAGCTTGGCAAGCTTCATGACAATGACAAGCTTTTTGATGATGATTTAATGAGTAAGGACATTGCCAGAGACTATTATATCAAATTGGTTAAAAATGAGATTACGGCCGAAAAACTGAAAGGACTTTACAGTGCAAATGCACATAAAACATCCCAGAGGCTAACACAATATGTCGACAGTCTATTTCAGCCACTTGGAATGGATGTCATCCTGAAAAAAGAAATTTTGGGCATCTATTTCAAGAGCTTAGAAAAACAGATCGCAGCGGGTCCCATTACCATTTACACAACGTCTGGAGCTTTTCGGCAGCCCGTTGAACTTTCCTCAAGCGAGTGGATAACAGAAAAAACAGAAACACAGAAAATCGAAAACAGCATCCAAAGCAAAGAAATCTTATATACCTTTCTTGTACATAGGAAGACATCCTTTGAGGTGACGAATCTCAACTGGATATTATTCAAAGAACTTACTTCGCTTCTGTTGAGCACCCTTTTTATTCTTGTCGCCTTCCTTTGGCTTTTTTATAGAACCATTCAGAATCTCAGAAAACAGCAGAAACAAATCAGCGTGCTACACGATGTCGTTGACAATATTTCTCATGAGCTCAAAACGCCAATCGCAACCTTGAAGATTGCAGCTAAAACACTACGGAAATCAACAGACGACAATATCATAACGGTCATTGAACGTCAGGCAAACCGTCTCGAACAAACCCTCAACCCACTGAGCGAGAACCTTCAAACAAGGGATCAGCGTCCTATTACCAACAGAGAACTACACGCTATTTTCGAAGACTTTCAATTGACCAATCCGGCTATCGCATTCCAATTAAGCCCCTTGCCTGACGGTAAATTATGCCTGAGCCTAAATGATGCGACAACACTATTTCAAAACCTGATGAACAATGCCGTAAAATATGGTGCAACTTGGATTAATATCTCTTTTGAGGATCAGAAAGGTAAACTCTCGATTTATATACAGGATAATGGTTACGGCATGGCGGAGTCCGAGTTACCTTATATTTTCGACAAGTTTTACCGCATCCAAAAAAACAATATTCACGACAGCAAAGGTTTGGGAATCGGTCTTTTTCTTGTTAAGACAATCGTGGATCGTTATCACGGGCAGCTTACAGTAACCAGCAAGCCCGATGTAGGCACTACGTTTAAAATTCAGCTGCCCCTCGTTGCTATTCAATCACAGACATCATGA
- a CDS encoding response regulator transcription factor, which translates to MNKILLVEDDPDFGFMLKQYLELSTFNIDWIAQPNDLTENFQQLADYDLVILDVMLPQISGFSLAKEINALYPTLPFIFLTAKEQKIDKLTGLKIGADDYITKPCDPEELLLRIQNILKRNQKNSTPKSIAIGTYIFYPEQLLLSHASKQYKLTERESQLLLFLSQHNGQLVTREEILEKVWGNADFFTGRSMDVFITRIRKYLSLDPKLSISSHRAVGFTIQF; encoded by the coding sequence ATGAACAAAATACTACTCGTGGAAGATGACCCAGATTTTGGTTTTATGCTCAAGCAATACCTTGAGCTATCCACATTTAACATAGACTGGATAGCGCAGCCCAATGATCTTACGGAAAATTTCCAGCAGCTAGCCGATTACGATCTGGTTATACTGGATGTTATGCTTCCTCAAATTAGTGGTTTTAGCCTGGCTAAAGAAATCAACGCCCTATACCCCACGTTGCCATTTATCTTTTTAACAGCCAAGGAGCAAAAAATAGATAAGCTCACGGGACTAAAAATCGGTGCCGATGATTATATCACCAAACCTTGTGATCCTGAAGAACTGTTACTTCGCATACAGAATATATTAAAGCGAAATCAGAAAAATAGTACCCCAAAATCGATTGCCATAGGTACGTATATTTTCTATCCCGAACAGTTATTATTAAGCCATGCTTCGAAACAATATAAGCTTACTGAACGTGAATCGCAACTTCTCCTATTTCTGTCGCAACACAATGGTCAACTTGTCACACGCGAAGAAATTCTTGAAAAGGTATGGGGAAATGCAGATTTCTTTACCGGAAGGAGTATGGATGTCTTTATTACCCGAATCCGAAAATACTTAAGCCTGGATCCCAAGCTTAGTATCAGTTCACATAGAGCAGTCGGATTTACGATTCAATTTTAA